A segment of the Necator americanus strain Aroian chromosome IV, whole genome shotgun sequence genome:
TGTCGTTCTGTATCTTTGTATCTGCATCtgctctacttttttctatatatCTTCTtatttaactatttatttattcaccgGGCTCAATGGcgtgcagagaaaaaaaaaacaaaaaagagaagagggaGTAAACAAAGTAGCAACAACAAAGTAGAATACAGTTCCGTACATGGAATTGATCCCTTCAGTACCTTGGcatcataaaaaaatagatttgtgAAAGAAGATGGTCGCATGCATTACGCAGTTACTCGTAcaaaagtgaatttaaaaaaatgctaaacACAAAGTAGAATATAAAATTCTAGAAGAATACTAATTATTCAAGAACAATTGTTTGAACCGATGTTGTTTTTGGTGCTTTTTATTGTAACCCGCCAAAATAGTCGTTTCCAGTTGCTGACtagaacaaagtttttttttgatctaccccgcttttttccattttgttcatATCTATTCTTTCTAATCGATGCTATTCTTTCATGTCTTCATGTTtcatgattaaaaaaatcagttagGCTATATAATTAAGAAACCTTTTAATGAAAGTCACTAAAGTAATTTCCTGTGCTGTCGAAAGTGCACTGTGTGGATGCACTGAAAACGATTCCTGAAAACACACAGCTGTGATAGTGAAAAAGCAAGGGAGTGTGCGTGAGGGGGCTTAAGATGATGGTTGTTATGGGCTCCTGCTCATGCTCATGCTCAAGCTCAATGGCTTTCAACGAGCTCATGTTTCTTTCTGGATGTTTCAGATAGTGACCCTTCCATTGGCATCGTGTCACACTCTTTTGTCGTGCTCAGCTTGCATCTCGTCACCCGATCCGATGTGCCGATGGTGTCCGGCAACCGGAAAATGCACTGCGGCAATGCATTGCCCTTCAACGACGGTAATGGAATATATTATTACAGAGTAACATGATAGTAAAAGTAAAGGAGTTTTAAATGATTTAGGTAAGCGTTTGTCCTGAAAAGAATGGACCACCTTCACCTGCTTCTATCTCTATCGACAATCCGAAGAATATCTCGCTTCCCGTCAAACATCTGCCTCAACCAGATGGATTTGTGAGTTCAGATTACCACCGATTTACGGAAAATTATTAGCTCTATGGCCAAAGATAAATAGGTCGAAAGGTCCTTGTAttacatttagaaaaatattctgcTGTACAGGGTGTTACAGTGGTTTATACTTTTACGATCTGATGTGGTTGGTCAAATCACAAGAGTACAGAAGAGTACAATTTTTAAGTCCTCGCTGAAAAAGTGATGATATCCCAAaccaaaaactgaaaacgaaaaaaaccatttgttGTGTTTACCACAGTAGCTGTGTCGCTTGCTGCAAGCTACCGTATGGTAAAACTGCTCCCTTGATACTAACTAGGACCTGCGTTTGACCCACAGATCAGAGATGTGTGTCGGCTCAACTAggacaaaaatttcaataaacctAAGCGGGATTTCTTGAAAAGTCTCTTgcatatgaaaataaatgacgGTAAACATGGAGAAAATAAGAGCAGGAGAAACTTTTTTAGACATACGTGTGCCAGTTCGGGTCACTATCAAGCCCTGCCACTTGGACAGAGGTTGGCGTCTCATGCTCGTCTCCTCCCGTACGTCTGTCAAACAAAATGCCATCGTCGTTTACCGAACTGCTTGTGCTCACTACTTCTGCCGGCTCTTATCACATAGTGGAACACAATTTCACCATCTTCAACTgtggtgcctttaaaacgtaaattttcctccttttttgttcCCCATTTTCCTAGGGTTAaccctaaaaaaagaaatattgcaaaaaaagaatattgcaaaaaaaagaatattgcaGCTGCTCCTCATGCAGTTCCTCTGAAACTGGCTGCGATTGGTGTACGATATCACACAAATGTGTTTCAAGTGGAAACTGTGCTGGGGTTTGattgactttctttttttttacaacttcaAGAGTGataactagtttttttctgaatgtactttttttaaaggagaaatCCGAAGAATGTGTGCACATCAAGCGACCGTCGCAACTTTCGATTCCGAGGGGAAGTTCGCAAGAGATTTCGTTCTCTGTGGCTCACTTGAGTCGTTTACCTACGGATCGCGACTACTCTTGTAGGATATTGCTGGATGGGGTACCGATTTCTGCTAAGGCAGTTCTTCTAAAGGTAGGGAATTCGATGTATTCCAGGTGATTTCCTCCAGAACTGGTTCAGTTTCGTTGCTTGCTGTTGGAGTTGAAATAAACAGCATTTACTCGAATTTAACTGGCTCAAACATGCAGATATTATCCGTCAAAAAacctcttttcaaaaaaaaaaaaaaaaaccccaaaaaaaaaaaaaaaaaaaaaaaaaaaaaaaaaaaaaaaaaaaaaaaaaaaaaaaaatttccccctcttttttttttcttccaaaacacgaataaaaattagaaaggttttactttttccattgatttgcttgagctgtagcgtAGATTTGTATTGATCTGATTGATTGTCTTcaatatgaaaaattcaaatttccaaatttccaaattgaaaatcaaaattaaactgAAAATCCAAACCGAACTGAAAAAGGTTATCCTTCTTGTCATAGTTTTGAGAGGTATTCTAATgccaatttgaaaaaaggttaCACGGAATGAAAAGCGCTGAAAAAATTTGGCTTCCTTAATTTCACAAACAAGTTTCcacttcggtttttttttccattttgattCTGCAGATAATCGGCGAAAAACCCTTTCTATCCTCTCACCTAATAATCTTTAAAATTCTTAGATatctttctttcatctttcatcTCATCTCATCTTCAATactctttaaaattaaataaatctttgaactttaaaaaaactaaaaaaaaaaaacacgaaggctccacctgaaatctgtaccacctgagattcgtggggcgatgcctttaagattatATTGGTCCGACGATTAATCCAGCAATCCGTTctcgtttcatttcgttttgtcGGTAGTTGGATTTTCCTCCTCCTTTCCACGTTGAGTTTCCCTTTGAATAAGGTACGCACAGAAGATACCACtgcttttaaagaaaaacgttcTACGGAAGATTCAAAACTCTTGTTAGTTCCGATTGAGTTTCTTCAGAGTTACTAGATGGTTGCTTCGACTTACGTGTTTCCACTTGGCACTGAATCAAATCTGTTATTCGAGGATTactaaacaaaagaaagtttCAGAAAATTAGAGGAAGTGACTACTCATtacgaaataaaatagatcTCTTCTCGCCCATgaatatttcttgtttttcggCCCTAAAAAGGCTTGAGTgtgaggagatttttttcgctttattaaTTAAGAGACAACAACCGTAGTACCGTAATTCATGAACAAACACTGCTCTATTTGTTTGTGACTATAGAAGTACGCCTGCTCTAGCATAGGCATAAGATTTCTTCCGTGAAAATATGGACCTGCGTCAACTGTACTTGCACTTTTTCAAGTGTTTTGACATCTCGAGTTGGTCAAGTGGATTCTTACGTTTTCAACGTTTGTGCTGGACATTCTTTCACTAAAGTATTCAGAAATGCAATACCACTGCACTGcattgttgagaatttctttcACGAATACGATGTGACTAGGATAGCTTTGCGGGATCCGTTTAATATACTAACGTAAAGTTTTGGGAAGAAGAAACAGCTCTTCAATTGACAATGTCAAGCAGTAGCCAAAATCGTAAACAGtttttattacggctaacgtttcagcgttgtcgccttcgtcagagcctagaAAGTCAGaccatttgcaatatatccgcTCAAATGCCtaatccagaacaagtcatcaccCCCTAGgttattacacccggaaacgaAAACCAAAAGACCCCAAACCGCTGTGCccacctcagtagccgcgttgccgtgatgttagcggaaaTGCGCGTGGTGGAATCGCTCCcttatcttaaaggcatcaccccacgaatctgaggtggtgcagatttcaggtggagtattcgtatacgggatgggagactacggagaggaaggtgattccgtccatttcttgctaattgccgtaaaaaaaaacggcccggaagatgcggcggcgcacaaggttggcgcgctccaatcgaacctcttgtacaaaatggtgcgccaaaacgaatgaagccgtatcttccgggccgttttttacggcaattagcaagaaatggacggaatcaccccgtagtctcccatcctgtatacgaatactccacctgaaatctgcaccacctcagattcgtggggtgatgcctttaaacgataGTACGGTAACTTTCTCGGAGGCTTCATTGCCCTCACTTTCGATCCGATTATCACAGAAATACGGCTACCTTTAACTCTAAAATGTATGTTAAAAACATTAATGATTCTGAAAGTGCGAAACTAAActacgttagccgtaataaagtttgttaacaatcttggttgtTCCTTAAATTAATGATTCTAACCTTAAAAACTCAACAAGATGTGTCCAAATGgtcttttctcaaaattctccGAAACAGCTCTTATGCATCGAATACTTCTTAAATACTTGTATTTTCGTATACCTTTTAGTTTAGATTATTTTTACTGCTCATTTGCTTCACTCCACTCTATTTTTTCACGTATTTTTGTATACCAAGATTGTAATTGGTTTCAAAGTGTAGTCTGCACTTTCTTTATACGATAGATCTCTGGATTACGTTAGAGATACGTTCCTACGGCAGGATCGATTGATTTTCACCGTAAGTGGAAGTCCATCTACACCACACACGTGAAGCAATTACGCTAttgtaaagaaatgaaacaatttaaaaacttccagaaaaaggcAGCAATTCCTGACCTTTAGTTCTTAATGGATTTATGAGAGATGACGACGTAACTACGgaacaattaattaaattccGATATAATGCTAGAATATTGTAAACTccaaaaattgctgaaagCATTGAATCATTATATAAAAGCAGACTTTTCAGGAATCAGTCAAATGTATGCCGATGCGGTTGTCATATCTCGATCCACTACCGAACGTTACTGCTCCACTGGAATTTATGCAAGATGAGGATGTCGTGGACAGCACGGAAGGTTTGTGCTCATTCAAAACCTTCTTTATACTCTTCATCAAGCAGAGAAAGAGTGTTGCGGTTGCGGTGCGGAGGCGTCGCGCCCACCCGGCTGAACGCGTTCTGCGCCGACTATACGTGTGTTTCATCTGAACCTATTCAGTGCTGGTGTATTCGTGCTCCATGCTGGCAGCTGATTGTTCCTCATGTGTTTATATTTCTTCCTCCTGGAACTGTTCATGGTGTAGTGGACGTTGTTCTCACGATTGTCCTCAACCAGCTCAAGAAGTCGTCTGTGATCGACCATTGATCACTTCGGTTCGTTAACAAATTTCTATAGACTAGAAAAAACACCTTgcttattttcaaattcaattttttgttgtgactGGGTTTCCAAAATGGTGGAAAAACATGTTTATGTGAAGTAACTAAGGATTTTGAAGGGGTCACTAATATAAAACCTTAGCAGACTAAGTCAATTTTTTCATGCATCACTGATATtttgtttctcaaaaaaaatttgtcacCGAGAGATGATTGAATGTTCTTGTTGTAGTTCTCACCAAGCAGTGGACCGATGGTAGGAGGCACCGAAATCACAATTTACGGAAGAGACCTAGGATCGTCAGTCGAAGACGTGAAAGACCGCGTATTTGTCGCTGGAAGTCGTTGTTCAGTGATCCATTACGAGATATCCAAGAAGATCGTCTGTCGAGTCGAAAAGGTTTGTATCTGCTTCTCAAAATAGTCATATATGATCATCTGGTTTATGTGGAATTGTGGATTTAGGGCAGTTCATCCGGACCGATTCGTGTCGCAATCGGTAGAGCGAGTTCGAGAGCGGCTGAATCAGTTATGTTGTACTCATTCGTGGATGTCGCTGTATTCTCCGCGTATCCGCTTGTCGCTCCAGTTTCTGGAGGAACAAAGGTTAGCGCCGACCTGCCTCTCTATGCTAAATGATATATCAATCCTTCATTGatcaggaagtttttttttttgccaaaattACCAACGATACCGACGATTGTACTTCGGACCAAGATTTTGTCATAGAGCAAGAAAGacttttttccccatttttttctcactgggAGTTGGGCGAAATCGATTTGCCGCTGGAAATACAGTAACACATTTAATTTAAGGCACTATCGTCACGAACAGCGctgaaaatgtgtaaaaataaattaaattcctGTAAAAAGCGGCTCTGCAAGGACACTGTACTACAACATATGTGCTAGAAATTAAACGAAGATACTAAGAACGGCTACGGAGAAAAATACTGCATTATTATAACTACTTTGACAATGGAGCTATTTTTTCAAGCGCATATCCTTCAAAACCGCTTCAATTTAAATATTATAATGCAGTGGCTGattaaagaatttttgaacggAGAAAAATCCTTTACTCTAAGGAAAAACGTCATTACATCTGCCCTACGACAATCTTGCTTAGTGATTACTTAAGACAGATGCCATTACACAGTGGACTGAGgttaaatataaatatcaactgagtttcaaaagaaaagaactagaaaatttctgcatCACATCGAAACAAAATGTTTCGACGtacaaatagtttttttcctaaaaactaTTTACAAAAACTATTTGAGAAAGGAACTTTCCAGATGTCCTCACATCATCAGTAATAGTATAAACATTGGAATATGAAAAGACCTAGCTACATTATTCGGACTGAAAAGTTCTTGAAGTTAGACATAAAACCAATCTTTGCCCTGTAAGGTTTTATGGTTTTGGTCAAAGATTGGTTTTATGTCGGCTAAGGATTAAGATTGTTCGGCTAAGGAAATACTTTAACCGATGAAAATCGCCGAATTTCGACGTTTCAGATCACCTTACATGGACAGAACCTCGATGCTGGCTCGAATGTTACTGTAGATATCGGAGATGTTCCATGTGGTAGCATTGTGGTGAGTTgtgagaaaatttcaagaaccCAAGCATTAGATTCCTCAAGcaattggaaaaattccagCGAAACTCTACTTCCTCGCTGACGTGTATTGTTACGAAGGCTTCATCGGCTATGAAAGCTCGAATCAGAGTGAAAATTGATCAGGCCACCATGAATGTCCCGAACAGTTTCGAATTCCGTCCAGATCCATCAATTTCTTCCGTATATCCTCTAGTAAGCTTCAAATCAGGAGGAAGGACGGTCACCGTTGAGGTAGAAACCGCAGTTTACACTAAGCGCCGAATGTGTTCATCCGACAGCGAGCGCAACGCGTCTACCGCAACGCGCGCTCCTCCCTTCTACTTCTGGAACACATTCGGCgccaattttttgttttcaggttTATTTTCACTACCTCTACGATTGATTTAGGGGACTAATTTCgatgtagtgcagtcggcGCGGATATTCTTCGTTTCTTCCACGGCACCACCGTTCGAAGTGGTTTCTACGTTCTCTTCGTGTCAAATACAAAATGCAACTTTTATGTTCTGTCTGACTCCTCAACTACTTCCAGGACCACATTCAAGGACCGCTTATGCAAGGTTTGTCGCATCTtatgaaatgtttgaaagaTAATAAGAATACTTTTAAAACCGATACAACTTCTTGTTCCTTAATATTTAAACAAGCCTTCAAAAATTAGTAAGCattaaaagaaagagattATCATGCTTTCTTAAAAAATGGTTCAAACTTTTTAAGACTTTAACATCCAAGAAATCCTTAAAGCGTGAATGTCCTTCACAGTGTATCCATTTAATTTGGATTAATTTGCACTGTAAATCTAAAACCAATCCCTATAGGAACCGTAGAATATTTAAAACTTCGGAACAAATGTAACAAGCTACCGCTGGTTAACGCCATCggtttttctatttccattgGGGGACAGTTGATCATCGCGTCAGAACAACAAGAGGctcggtgcacttgcgtaagcggctgcaaaGATTCAGAACACTCCTTTCAAGTGTAGAAATGGATCAGAAGAACGCAAAATGATCAGTTTGTCCGACAAAACAACTTCTTGTAGTATCCGTGATGTAATCCGTGATGTAGTGATGTTATCAACTTAAAGCGCATTCATTTTACTCACGCTCTTGTAAAAAGTTGTCCCTTCGGATAAATGCTACTGTCCCATGCTTTTAATTCACATTTTGGAATTTGCAAGGAACGTTTTTTGTCGTGCCTTTTTCAAACTACGTCCCGATCCCTAATGAATACTGGAAAGAAATTaagatcaaaaatttctcaaactcTGCCTTCAATCACTTCATGAGAAGTTAGCAATAGATGGTCCAATGCAACATTCACTTATTCAAATTGTTCCATGTTCTCGCAAACCTTGCAAAATATGCCCATACTCTTGACTATCGACTTCTTTCTTAAAGGTTCCCGGTGGGATTCGCAATGGAGAACGTGACATCAGTACGAAATCTCGGCCATCGCATACAAATGAGGGTGGTGCCGGATCCGGAATTCGCTCCTTTTAAAGGTACGTTTGAAGTGTAaggggcgagtgtagcgcagttggtaagagattCCCCAGTGAGGGCACGATCGATTGATAGTTCGAAGTCCTTCCTAgcgcctttcatccatccggggtcgataaattggtaccaaacctGTCTGGGAGGGCAAAAACACTTACTTGTAGGGTACTTATAGGGTAGTccccgaaagtcattgtaaggctgcacacgctttcataaacctcaaacgattctcaatTGAAGACATGAACGGCTCGAATAAACGATTCTTGATGTATCGGCTTGTTCGCGGAAGCAATTGTACGGGCtggacacgcgttcgtaaaatCTAAAAGAAGTGAGCGCGTTGGGAATCCCTTGAGGACCGACTAACTACAGACATTTTATCGTTCACCCTTTGAAGGCACGTCTTATGCTTGTACACAGACATTCGTGGGAAATCTCACTGCAACTTAAATAGGTCCTTAATGAGGACAAATCCTTCCAAAATTGTGAAGTTAAGGTTTTAAAGAGTATTCTGAGTAGCACGGACACGTTCAGTTTTTCATTCTCTATCTATGGTATATGTCTTATTACAGTGTCTATCTTACTTTGAAGTGTTCAAGGTCTCAAATCATAAAAGTACATCGCAGTGAAGGCACTGGGTTCCGTTCTTCCGATTGCATTAGGAATAATTTGCTGAACTAATTAACTTGCACTTGAGTGCTGTTGGGGGCATCCAACACAAAATTTCGAAACTGAGGGTGCGAAAATTCGGCAACATCCAAGTCATGATCTCTTTCCAGGAGTTCGTATTCATCAAGGTGATCAACCGCTGATTCTCGATGGTACACATCTAAATGAGGCAGCAGAGCCGCAGGACTACAAGGTTACCATTGGAACTTTCCTCTGAAAATGTttcggggaaaatgtagttggcgAGCATTTATTggcacccttatttctggacaccCTATCTTACTTTTCTCTGTAACTTTAACTTATACgtcatagatcctccaagactaatgcttaggtcttaggctCCCGACtggtttagttatttacttccagaaataagggcgtcaCTGCGTGCCCCTCCCACAAACTACATTTTGCCCTATTTTTGATATAGTGACCGCTCCCCGCATCTAATTATTCAGATTTTCGTTGGATCCGAAAGATGCTACGTCACTTTGGTCGACTCCCGCCAACTGGTTTGTTCTGGTCCAGCAACGCAACCTGAGGCAACTGATGAGCGTGGTTTGTTGTTGAGCTCTAACCCTTTTACCCTGCCCCTAATTCCCTCATTATTGTGAGCCCACGTTTTCTCAGCAGCTAGGTTTTCGAAGTTTCAATATGAACCTGAGGAAGTTTTCAGGTTCATATTGAGACTTCGAAACAAACCACAACAACCTATCTTTAGGTTCAACACAAACCACAACAACCTATCTTTAGGCTCAACACAAACCACAACAACCTATCTATAGGCTTAACTATCCTTTTTGTTGGTAATTTGTTTGAGAACAGTTAAGCCTCTCTGTCCTTATGTAGAAAATCATAAAAAGTACGCCACTTTTCTCGCGTACAGGCCAGCGCCGTGTATAGATACAGACTTCACCGGTTTTGCATCCGGTGATTCGGATTATGATAATCATGAAATTAAGGAGTGTACCTTTATTTACTATTCCCACAGGTGTTCCTATCGTTGGTGGACTTCCTTTGGTGTCGGTGACCGTGGGACGACTTCGGACTGAGCTGGGACTAATCGAATATGTTGATCCAATAGCGACTCTTCGTCTTTGGGTCCTCGTGAGTGTCTGCTCATTTCAACTTAATTTTCTCACTCTGAGAGCGCATTTTCTAGGTAATCACAGCACTTGCTGCATTGTGTTCTGTGCTTGttcttcttgcttttctcTGGAAGAAACGAAGAACGGAGCGGGAAAGAGACTACAGGAAAATCCAGATGCAGATGGAACACCTTGAGAGTAACGTGCGCAAAGAGTGCAAACAGGTTTGCGTTATTCTCAGCACATAGAACGCATTCCACTGGGTTAACGCGACGCGTCCGAATGGAAGGAAGCATCAGCAGTGTCCTGTCTTACTGAGGCGCAGCTGATCGACAGCACAGTTTTGCTGTGCTGGTATGCTCCTCAGGGAACTAGCGTCTATATTCCCCGGACGCGTTGCGTCAACCCCACTGTACGCACAGCAACGATACGTACGAGTACAGAAGTGTAATCCTTGAGTATAGGCATTCGCTGAATTGCAAACAACAATGGAAAGTTGCGGTGAGGACGACTATGAAGGGATGGATGTCACCACATTTCCCGAATTTCTACATCGTCTACTATGGGAGGACAATGGGTGGACACATTCAACATCACTTTATGTTTCTACATTACCTGTAACATTGGCCCAATTCGACGCTCTACTCAGTAGCAAGCAATTCGTTTTTTCTGTGAGGAAATTACCACGAGATTTAtccctttcttcctctttctttacCTTAACCAAATTAATTGAGCTTTTAGATTGTTGAAACAGCCGAGTCGGAGCCAACAATGTCGCCTGGAGAGAAGAGCATGCTTTCATCACTATTAATTGCAGTACTGcttcgaaatttccagtacTGCACGGACATCGTACTTTCGCTTCTGCGAGCACACATTGCTAAGAGTGTCCACGTAAGTTCTTATTTCGATATGGACTATAACGTTAGCTCAAAAAGACCGTTATAGCAATGAATCTTTTGatccctttctttttcatctctaTACTTATTTACTGTGGCCGTGTGGTGGGTCGCCACGTTGTTCAAACTTGCTTCGCGTATTGAATAGGCTTTTATTGAAAGGAGCAGTAACACTTGTGCAGGAAGTGTTACTGCTCCtttcaataaattattaaaagtTAGAAGCATTGGTCTTTAGTTAGGAAAACTGCACCTACTTAAACAAAAGTGAAATCTTGAGCAGAAAGGaatcaccttgatcatctTGATCACCTTAACTCCCCTTGTACATCGGTTGGCTCAAGCGGGCGCCGATAATACCTCCATTTGCCCAGATCACGTGGTAGAATTTGCCAAGCAGCTTCTCCTTTCGTGTGAAACACAAAGAGCTCCAAACTTTTCCTTGAGGGACCCCTCTGATCCCTCTGGTAAGAGAAATCCGtggaaaaagaggaataaaGACATGAAATATCCCCTGTGGAATGTAGAGAATCACCTAAGGTTTTGTCGGCGCATAGCGTGTTAAGTCGAATAGGAACTCCTCTCTGATACATGAGCGAAGTCTCGAGCCTATATTCGATTTGACCCAGCCTCTGAAACGTATAGTCAGCGCCAAATGTTTTAAACCATGTGGTCGCTGTTCTGAAGCCAAGGGCAGTCTTGCGGCTGAGAACATCTGTCACTTAGTATATTTGTGCATTGGACTTTTTAcatttctcttgaaaatttttcgcttttctatGTCCATTTTCCAGTGTTGTGTAACAATAGTGATACATAGTAAGTGCCACATTTAAGGCTGGAAATAGTGAGTTACTCTTCCGCAAAAGCGACAGCGTCGTTGAGAAAATGGTCGCGAAATGGTTGACAATCTGTCTCTACGAATCCATTTCACAATATCAAGCGCACAAGTACAACACCTTATTCAAAGTCAGGATTTTCCGTAATAtgcttccaatttttttgccttttatAGTCAGAGTTTTAATGTAGGCGCTCAAATATCAAACTGAGAGAGGACCTGTGGATGCTGTGACTGGCAATGCTCGATATACAATCAACGAATCGAAGCTTCTTCGAGAGATTGTGGATTGCTCTTATGTGGTGACTCATCCGTTCTACTTTTAGGTCTTTTTGTGTTattgaatttaatttcaaattgtaGGACTGCTTAGTTACAAACTTGGACGGTCGAGGTCCCTATACTGTTAGAGCAATAGCTTGCGATACTATCTCTCaattgaagcaaaaaatcTTGGACAACATCTTCAAGCGAACCCCTCATAGTCAACGCCC
Coding sequences within it:
- a CDS encoding hypothetical protein (NECATOR_CHRIV.G13998.T2) is translated as MVLPDRRFAVAASYSGDSPYRDPFPAVALRELPSFSVVNSGSLEGEAAVFLRAEVRSSFSIHYLNIFHHQHYVYIAAVQSQDTRKIRGATRVAKLLRFCDNDTRFVSYSEVELQCRTEDNANFPYMTAAYVQGDILIGAFSPSPSETRSAICAFSMQRLKLTFWYNIDRCRGGADSIGLPHVGRDAKCINKSRIPLDEDTCELGVGGSIEAVEVASVELNQKITALSGFISPQIVLAGTEDGEILQFKSKSSSSLEQYDRRSIGDDRLGSRVQQLDIRETTIYATLPNGIVTLPLASCHTLLSCSACISSPDPMCRWCPATGKCTAAMHCPSTTVSVCPEKNGPPSPASISIDNPKNISLPVKHLPQPDGFTYVCQFGSLSSPATWTEVGVSCSSPPVRLSNKMPSSFTELLVLTTSAGSYHIVEHNFTIFNCGAFKTCSSCSSSETGCDWCTISHKCVSSGNCAGEKSEECVHIKRPSQLSIPRGSSQEISFSVAHLSRLPTDRDYSCRILLDGVPISAKAVLLKESVKCMPMRLSYLDPLPNVTAPLEFMQDEDVVDSTEVLVYSCSMLAADCSSCVYISSSWNCSWCSGRCSHDCPQPAQEVVCDRPLITSFSPSSGPMVGGTEITIYGRDLGSSVEDVKDRVFVAGSRCSVIHYEISKKIVCRVEKGSSSGPIRVAIGRASSRAAESVMLYSFVDVAVFSAYPLVAPVSGGTKITLHGQNLDAGSNVTVDIGDVPCGSIVRNSTSSLTCIVTKASSAMKARIRVKIDQATMNVPNSFEFRPDPSISSVYPLVSFKSGGRTVTVEGTNFDVVQSARIFFVSSTAPPFEVVSTFSSCQIQNATFMFCLTPQLLPGPHSRTAYARFPVGFAMENVTSVRNLGHRIQMRVVPDPEFAPFKGVRIHQGDQPLILDGTHLNEAAEPQDYKIFVGSERCYVTLVDSRQLVCSGPATQPEATDERGVPIVGGLPLVSVTVGRLRTELGLIEYVDPIATLRLWVLVITALAALCSVLVLLAFLWKKRRTERERDYRKIQMQMEHLESNVRKECKQAFAELQTTMESCGEDDYEGMDVTTFPEFLHRLLWEDNGWTHSTSLYVSTLPVTLAQFDALLSSKQFVFSIVETAESEPTMSPGEKSMLSSLLIAVLLRNFQYCTDIVLSLLRAHIAKSVHAGNSELLFRKSDSVVEKMVAKWLTICLYESISQYQAHKYNTLFKALKYQTERGPVDAVTGNARYTINESKLLREIVDCSYVDCLVTNLDGRGPYTVRAIACDTISQLKQKILDNIFKRTPHSQRPAITSFDLELFCPSRGRMLLSDWSGPNTLKGPTKLNTLSHYGISNQSRIAMVPSEKGSANYRNSLADSGKSSWSSLDRSSPVYPPGRFCHLSSPSRTLTMEKKKKIDESIPKSIPEVYLTRLLTSKGTVQKYIEDFLESVLFLESSTYPPILKRVFDLLEEEAARNGMTDHQLTQQWKSNLYILRVWVHLIKNPKILLDVSESISQDGNLSVVAQTLMDCFSFSEQALGAHSPSSRLLFAKEVARLRPLSSDLFRRIRRQPPVCEETFIESLNDVANDLRDCTRSTVALSELLTWVRGNGVRLIEVLSADDVCASQRLPSRLSQVINLSLDPADHIYSTILDEA